A DNA window from bacterium contains the following coding sequences:
- a CDS encoding NYN domain-containing protein yields the protein MAEQNEEIALYIDFENLAHGFDRGKDGAFDIGRVLARLVEKGKVVMKRAYCDWSRYAKYKQELHEAGIELVEVPRRSMTGKNSADIRLVVDAMDLCYGKEHIGTFVIASGDSDFSPLVSKLKENGKHVIGLGVKNSTSDLLVANCDEFIFYENLGTEESSKPGLGHDIPKEKREAFELLFESIDAHMRENLGILWSSIVKETMKRKRPSFSERAHGYKSFSDLLEDAQRKGFIQLKRDERSGSYIILSFGRSIGNEDAAEAKPKRTARPRRTPAARKSGAPGRKRASAAKGSGGDKAIAGEDGSES from the coding sequence ATGGCGGAACAGAACGAAGAGATCGCGCTTTACATCGACTTCGAGAATCTGGCGCATGGGTTCGACCGGGGGAAGGATGGGGCCTTCGATATCGGCCGGGTGCTGGCCCGCCTGGTGGAAAAGGGCAAGGTTGTCATGAAGCGCGCCTATTGCGACTGGTCGCGCTATGCCAAATACAAGCAGGAACTCCACGAGGCGGGGATCGAGCTGGTCGAGGTGCCGCGCCGCTCGATGACGGGCAAGAATTCGGCCGACATCCGCCTGGTCGTGGATGCGATGGACCTGTGCTACGGCAAGGAGCATATCGGCACGTTCGTCATCGCTTCCGGGGACAGCGACTTCTCTCCGCTGGTTTCGAAACTCAAGGAAAACGGCAAGCACGTCATCGGCCTGGGGGTGAAAAACTCCACCTCTGACCTTCTGGTGGCGAACTGCGACGAATTCATCTTCTACGAGAACCTCGGAACTGAGGAGAGCAGCAAGCCGGGGCTGGGACACGACATACCCAAGGAAAAGCGCGAGGCGTTCGAACTTCTTTTCGAGTCCATCGACGCCCACATGCGGGAGAACCTCGGCATCCTCTGGTCGTCCATCGTCAAAGAGACCATGAAGCGCAAGCGCCCCTCCTTCTCCGAACGGGCGCACGGCTACAAGAGCTTCAGCGACCTCCTCGAGGACGCACAGCGGAAGGGTTTCATCCAGCTCAAGCGCGACGAGCGGAGCGGCAGCTACATCATTTTGAGCTTCGGCCGGAGCATCGGAAACGAGGATGCCGCGGAGGCGAAGCCGAAAAGAACGGCACGCCCGCGCCGCACGCCGGCGGCCCGGAAGAGCGGCGCACCTGGCAGAAAACGTGCATCGGCGGCAAAGGGATCGGGCGGCGATAAAGCCATCGCAGGAGAAGATGGTTCGGAGAGTTAA